From the genome of Geobacter sp. SVR, one region includes:
- a CDS encoding ABC transporter permease — translation MIEVIKISLKGIFRDRIFHGIMALAVLFLFIPSAASLSMRQVTELSITLSLSLMSFIMLLLAVFLGATSIWRDIERRYTFSVLSLPISRSAYFVGRFCSIALFLLLTALILGCATFLVVTVASSIYPPTKPLSWYALATGVVFSSLKYILLIAVAMLLSTISTSFFLPVFGTLCAYLAGSITQQVYDFLQTPSAMKAISPFVKQAALFFYYLLPNLSAFDFKVNAIYSLPLNAGGLLVTVLYFAIYTAVLLAAGAILLGQRELK, via the coding sequence ATGATTGAAGTTATCAAAATCAGCCTCAAGGGTATTTTCCGCGACCGTATTTTTCATGGCATCATGGCATTGGCCGTGCTCTTCCTGTTCATCCCGTCTGCCGCCTCGCTCTCCATGCGCCAAGTGACGGAACTCTCCATCACCCTTTCGCTGTCGTTAATGTCTTTCATAATGCTACTTTTGGCCGTTTTTTTGGGGGCGACTTCCATCTGGAGGGACATCGAGCGACGCTACACCTTCAGTGTGCTGAGTCTGCCGATTAGCCGCAGTGCCTACTTCGTAGGACGATTCTGCAGCATTGCTCTATTTTTGCTGTTGACCGCGCTGATTCTGGGCTGTGCCACCTTTTTGGTGGTTACGGTTGCTTCGTCTATCTATCCTCCAACGAAACCTTTGTCGTGGTATGCCCTTGCTACGGGTGTCGTTTTCAGTTCGCTCAAGTACATTTTGTTGATTGCTGTCGCCATGCTACTGTCCACCATCAGCACTTCCTTTTTTCTGCCGGTATTCGGAACGCTCTGTGCCTATCTGGCAGGCTCTATCACTCAGCAGGTCTATGACTTCCTCCAGACACCTTCCGCGATGAAGGCGATTTCGCCGTTTGTGAAACAGGCTGCTTTGTTCTTTTACTACCTGCTACCGAACCTCAGTGCATTTGACTTTAAGGTTAACGCCATCTACTCCCTTCCGCTAAATGCCGGAGGACTGCTGGTAACGGTGCTCTATTTTGCCATCTACACAGCGGTTCTGTTGGCGGCAGGCGCGATCCTCCTGGGGCAGAGAGAGCTGAAATGA
- a CDS encoding ABC transporter ATP-binding protein, which yields MNAIEINGLCKQFIAKRRAEVDALKELSLSMEEGEIFGFLGPNGAGKSTTIKCLMGLIRPTAGTATVMGERIGTVESRQKVGFLPENPAFYDYLSAEEYLRFVGRTFKMPEELLARRMDETIRLLELWDARKRPMRGYSKGMVQRVGLAQTLIHDPEVYILDEPMSGLDPLGRALVKEIILDLKKRGKSVFFSTHITDDVEKVCDRVGVIVQGRLMALDSVENIMRSGIEGYIVQTRADRGNHQVLAGFERLRGSDLFLEYLVPASQFNRFVELTGQNSVEITLIETKRKDLEAFFLEIVEKEKGKA from the coding sequence ATGAACGCCATTGAGATAAACGGACTTTGCAAGCAGTTCATTGCCAAACGCAGGGCCGAGGTCGATGCCCTGAAGGAGCTCTCTCTGTCCATGGAGGAAGGAGAAATTTTCGGCTTCCTCGGTCCCAACGGCGCCGGTAAAAGCACTACCATCAAGTGCCTGATGGGGCTGATCCGGCCGACTGCCGGCACCGCAACGGTCATGGGGGAGCGGATCGGAACCGTTGAATCCCGGCAAAAGGTGGGTTTCCTGCCGGAGAACCCGGCCTTTTACGATTACCTCTCGGCCGAGGAGTACCTCCGGTTTGTCGGCAGGACCTTCAAAATGCCTGAGGAGCTGCTGGCGCGCAGGATGGACGAAACGATCAGGCTGCTGGAGCTGTGGGATGCCCGCAAACGCCCCATGCGCGGCTACAGCAAAGGGATGGTGCAGCGGGTGGGGCTGGCCCAGACGCTGATCCATGATCCCGAAGTGTACATTCTGGATGAACCCATGAGCGGCCTGGATCCCCTCGGCCGTGCGCTGGTAAAAGAGATCATTCTTGACCTGAAAAAACGGGGCAAAAGCGTCTTTTTCAGCACGCACATCACCGATGACGTGGAGAAGGTGTGTGACCGGGTAGGGGTGATCGTTCAGGGGAGACTGATGGCTCTGGACAGCGTTGAAAACATCATGCGCAGCGGCATTGAGGGATACATCGTCCAAACAAGGGCTGACCGGGGAAATCACCAGGTATTGGCAGGATTTGAGCGTCTGCGGGGCAGCGACCTGTTTCTCGAATACCTCGTGCCGGCCTCGCAGTTCAACCGTTTTGTCGAGCTGACGGGACAGAATTCTGTGGAGATCACGCTGATAGAAACGAAGCGGAAGGATCTGGAAGCGTTCTTCCTGGAAATAGTGGAAAAAGAAAAAGGGAAGGCTTGA
- the metG gene encoding methionine--tRNA ligase has translation MKPAFYVTTPIYYVNDVPHIGHAYTTVAADVLARYKRMMGFDVYFLTGSDEHGQKVEKAATTAGETPLELADRVVKRFQALWERLEISNTDFIRTTQERHKKGVVHIFSDIMEKGDIYLGEYEDWYCTPCETFWTETQLIEDRCPDCNRPVEKLKEESYFFRMSKYQEALLAHIEANPEFIQPKSKRNEIISFVKEGLRDLSVSRTTFTWGIPVPGNEKHVIYVWFDALTNYMSALGYPNQTTEYERFWPANVHLIGKDILRFHAVYWPTFLMAAGLPLPEKVFAHGWWTVEGQKMSKSLQNVVEPNMLIDKYGVDVVRYFLLREVPFGLDGDFSHTALVQRLNSDLANDLGNLLSRSTAMAVKYFDGVLPAPEALTEIDTALKQKTEEMLTTVNGCLDDLAFSKALQAIWEVVSAGNKYIDESAPWVLAKDPAQRGRLATVMYCLLESQRIVHTLVSAFMPGTAAKALQSLGCGGEIDKTGLVWGGLQAGCTITKAEALFPRIES, from the coding sequence ATGAAGCCTGCATTCTACGTCACCACGCCTATCTACTACGTCAACGACGTTCCCCACATCGGCCACGCCTATACTACCGTGGCAGCAGACGTATTGGCCCGCTACAAGCGGATGATGGGTTTCGACGTCTACTTTCTGACTGGCAGCGACGAGCACGGGCAGAAGGTGGAAAAGGCTGCCACCACTGCCGGCGAGACTCCGCTGGAGTTGGCGGACCGGGTAGTAAAGCGCTTTCAGGCCCTCTGGGAGCGCCTGGAGATTTCCAACACCGATTTCATCAGGACCACCCAGGAGCGGCATAAAAAAGGGGTGGTGCACATATTCTCTGACATCATGGAGAAGGGGGACATCTACCTGGGGGAATACGAGGACTGGTACTGCACCCCCTGCGAAACCTTCTGGACCGAAACCCAGCTGATCGAAGACCGCTGTCCCGACTGCAACCGGCCGGTGGAAAAGCTGAAGGAAGAATCGTACTTTTTCAGGATGAGCAAATATCAGGAAGCCCTGCTGGCGCACATCGAGGCCAATCCCGAATTCATCCAGCCCAAAAGCAAACGCAACGAGATCATCTCCTTCGTGAAGGAAGGGCTGCGCGACCTGTCGGTATCGCGTACCACCTTCACCTGGGGTATCCCGGTGCCGGGCAACGAGAAGCACGTGATCTACGTCTGGTTCGATGCTCTGACCAACTACATGAGCGCCCTGGGTTATCCGAACCAGACCACCGAATATGAGCGTTTCTGGCCGGCAAATGTGCATCTGATCGGCAAGGATATCCTGCGCTTTCACGCAGTCTACTGGCCCACCTTCCTGATGGCGGCCGGTCTGCCCCTGCCGGAGAAGGTCTTTGCCCACGGCTGGTGGACTGTCGAGGGGCAGAAGATGAGCAAGAGCCTGCAGAACGTGGTCGAGCCGAACATGCTGATCGACAAGTACGGTGTGGACGTTGTCAGGTACTTCCTGCTGCGCGAGGTACCCTTCGGCCTGGACGGCGACTTCTCCCACACTGCACTGGTGCAGAGGCTGAATTCCGACCTGGCCAACGATCTGGGCAACCTGCTCAGCCGCTCCACCGCCATGGCGGTCAAGTATTTCGATGGTGTCCTGCCTGCCCCGGAAGCCCTGACGGAGATCGATACTGCCCTGAAACAGAAGACCGAGGAGATGCTGACTACCGTCAACGGCTGCCTGGACGATCTGGCCTTCAGCAAGGCGCTCCAGGCGATCTGGGAGGTGGTTTCGGCAGGCAACAAGTATATCGACGAGTCGGCCCCCTGGGTCCTGGCCAAGGACCCGGCACAGCGGGGGCGTCTGGCAACGGTCATGTACTGCCTGCTGGAGTCACAACGGATCGTGCACACCCTTGTTTCGGCATTCATGCCCGGCACAGCCGCAAAGGCCTTGCAGAGTCTGGGCTGCGGGGGAGAGATCGACAAGACGGGTCTGGTGTGGGGTGGCTTGCAGGCAGGATGCACCATTACCAAGGCAGAGGCGTTGTTTCCGCGAATAGAGAGTTAA
- a CDS encoding stage 0 sporulation family protein: MPRIVTIQFTAAGKLYDFNAGDLDIAPRDKVIVETEKGLGIASVVGAPVERPVEDAAGLLSIKRIATPEDISLLEQNSRKEKEAYAFCNRRIMERNMQMKLVRVEYLFDGSKAIFYFTADGRVDFRDLVKDLAHTFHTRIEMRQIGVRDESKMVGGIGICGRELCCCSWLRDFQPVSVKMAKEQNLALNPNKISGQCGRLLCCLDYEYETYCCLRKTLPKCGKRVRTESVAGVVDKMNILTGTITLKLDDGKLVTVKKGEVVGEAAAADVPPQRSEAASGGRGQQKGRDRRTERPAAAPVQREEQKPAAAAAPAEGAAQPAETQPKQGRKKRSRKHGHRKPGGGGAPSDGSTPNRKP; this comes from the coding sequence TTGCCACGCATAGTTACCATACAATTCACCGCTGCCGGCAAGCTGTACGACTTCAACGCCGGTGATCTCGATATCGCTCCGCGCGACAAGGTGATCGTGGAGACCGAGAAAGGGCTCGGCATCGCCTCGGTGGTCGGCGCTCCGGTGGAGCGCCCGGTTGAAGACGCTGCCGGCCTGCTCAGCATAAAACGCATAGCCACCCCGGAAGACATCAGTCTCCTCGAGCAGAACAGTCGCAAGGAAAAGGAGGCATACGCCTTCTGCAACAGACGCATCATGGAACGCAACATGCAAATGAAGCTGGTCCGGGTGGAGTATCTTTTCGACGGCAGCAAGGCGATCTTTTACTTTACCGCCGATGGCCGGGTCGATTTCAGGGATCTCGTCAAGGACTTGGCCCATACCTTCCATACCCGCATTGAAATGCGCCAGATCGGCGTACGGGACGAGTCCAAGATGGTCGGCGGCATCGGCATCTGCGGCCGCGAGTTGTGCTGTTGCTCATGGCTGCGGGATTTCCAGCCGGTTTCGGTGAAGATGGCCAAGGAACAGAACCTGGCGCTCAATCCGAACAAGATCTCGGGCCAGTGCGGGCGCCTGCTCTGCTGCCTGGACTACGAATACGAGACGTATTGCTGCCTGCGCAAGACCCTCCCCAAATGCGGAAAACGGGTCAGGACCGAATCCGTTGCCGGCGTGGTGGACAAGATGAACATACTGACCGGCACTATCACCCTCAAGCTGGACGACGGCAAACTCGTCACCGTCAAAAAGGGAGAGGTCGTCGGAGAGGCTGCGGCTGCCGATGTTCCCCCCCAGCGCAGCGAAGCCGCTTCCGGCGGACGTGGCCAGCAAAAAGGGCGTGACCGCCGCACGGAGCGCCCCGCGGCAGCGCCTGTCCAGCGCGAAGAGCAGAAACCGGCTGCAGCGGCCGCTCCTGCCGAAGGAGCTGCCCAACCGGCCGAGACACAGCCCAAACAGGGACGGAAAAAACGGTCCCGCAAACATGGGCACCGCAAGCCCGGCGGCGGGGGAGCCCCTTCGGATGGCAGCACCCCCAATCGGAAGCCATAA
- the holB gene encoding DNA polymerase III subunit delta' — MPFADIVGHERVVEIFRRAIRTGKASHAYVFEGPSGCGRRKTALALIQALFCGAVDDDACGVCPSCRKVAAGNHADIHLIEPLPDKRDISIAQLRDLQRDLALRPYEAPRKACILEPADRMNVSSANSFLKTLEEPPGNAIIILLTENADMLLPTIRSRCQLIRFAPLSPEHVRLLLEQQGMDAASASLLAPLAEGSMQRAQGFDNDALTARRELVLKHLCGISLERIATVFDASEELSGNREGTLEMLDMLLSFARDMIYLAAGQQEITNSAVRPALQNLAGRMGLKKTMQLADDILATRRSVQRNANAKLALDHLMMKMAGATAA; from the coding sequence ATGCCATTCGCTGACATCGTCGGACATGAAAGGGTTGTGGAGATATTCCGCCGGGCCATCCGCACCGGCAAAGCTTCCCACGCCTATGTCTTCGAAGGACCGTCCGGCTGCGGCCGCAGAAAGACCGCCCTGGCCCTGATCCAGGCCCTGTTTTGCGGTGCGGTTGACGACGATGCCTGCGGTGTCTGCCCTTCCTGCCGAAAGGTAGCTGCCGGCAATCACGCGGACATTCACCTGATCGAGCCGTTACCCGACAAGCGTGACATCAGTATCGCCCAACTGCGGGACCTGCAGCGCGACCTGGCCCTGAGGCCCTATGAAGCTCCTCGCAAGGCCTGCATTCTGGAGCCGGCCGACCGGATGAACGTCAGTTCGGCCAACTCTTTTTTGAAAACCCTGGAAGAGCCTCCGGGTAACGCGATCATCATCCTGTTGACCGAAAATGCCGACATGCTGCTGCCGACCATCCGGTCACGCTGCCAGTTGATACGCTTCGCCCCGCTGTCCCCGGAACATGTCAGGCTGCTGCTGGAACAACAGGGCATGGATGCCGCCTCGGCCTCGCTCCTGGCTCCGCTGGCCGAAGGGAGCATGCAGCGGGCACAGGGGTTCGACAATGATGCGCTCACCGCACGGAGGGAACTGGTTCTGAAACACCTGTGCGGCATCTCCCTTGAGCGGATAGCGACGGTCTTCGACGCATCCGAGGAATTGAGCGGGAACCGCGAAGGCACCCTCGAGATGCTCGACATGCTGCTTTCCTTTGCCAGGGACATGATCTATCTAGCGGCCGGACAGCAGGAGATCACCAATAGCGCTGTCCGTCCGGCCCTGCAGAATCTTGCAGGCCGCATGGGACTGAAGAAGACCATGCAACTTGCAGACGACATCCTGGCAACACGCCGCTCCGTGCAGCGCAATGCCAACGCCAAACTCGCCCTGGATCATCTCATGATGAAAATGGCCGGGGCCACTGCCGCCTGA
- the tmk gene encoding dTMP kinase: MGFFITFEGIEGCGKTTQIRLLGEYLESLGYRVVMTREPGGCAIADKIRAILLDADNRELLPLAELLLYAAARAQHVSLVIKPALAEGSIVLCDRFTDATIAYQSAGRGIDRTTIDLLNDLACQSLVPALTVLIDCDPQTGLERARQRIEASAGPREERFELESLEFHRRVRNGYLELARLEPSRVLKIDGSGTIAAISESIVGQVRNKLEVLAHAIR; encoded by the coding sequence GTGGGCTTTTTCATCACGTTCGAAGGCATCGAAGGGTGTGGCAAGACGACTCAGATCAGGCTGCTGGGGGAATACCTCGAATCCTTGGGGTACCGGGTCGTCATGACGCGGGAGCCGGGAGGCTGCGCCATTGCCGATAAAATCCGCGCGATACTGCTGGATGCCGACAACCGTGAACTGCTCCCTCTGGCCGAACTCCTCCTGTATGCCGCCGCACGGGCACAGCATGTTTCCCTGGTGATCAAGCCGGCCCTGGCCGAGGGCAGCATCGTGCTGTGCGACCGTTTTACCGACGCCACTATCGCCTACCAGAGCGCCGGGCGCGGCATCGATCGCACAACCATCGACCTTCTCAACGATCTGGCCTGCCAGTCCCTGGTTCCGGCCCTGACAGTGCTGATTGACTGCGATCCGCAGACCGGTCTCGAACGGGCCCGCCAGAGGATAGAGGCATCAGCCGGCCCCCGGGAGGAACGATTCGAACTGGAATCGCTGGAATTCCACCGGCGGGTCCGCAACGGTTACCTGGAGCTGGCCCGCCTGGAACCGTCGCGTGTCCTGAAAATCGACGGCAGCGGCACCATCGCCGCCATTTCCGAATCAATCGTCGGGCAGGTACGCAACAAGCTGGAAGTGCTCGCTCATGCCATTCGCTGA
- the rnc gene encoding ribonuclease III: MMEIDFDNLEQLLEHRFSDRRLASQALTHPSFQHEQSGAGEGDYQRLEFLGDSVLGMVLAETLYLRLPDRSEGDLSRSRSRMADQDSLASVARGAGVGMFIRLGRGEEQTAGRDKDSILADVLEALIGAVYLDGGLEAARRLVLRLFGDQLEKPGDALKINDAKSELQEVLSARQLPAPCYRLVGESGPPHCRQFRFQVWLGESVAGEGSGRSKKAAQQAAAVQALEKLLTPDNGQA; this comes from the coding sequence ATGATGGAGATCGACTTCGACAATCTCGAACAGCTCCTCGAACACAGATTCTCGGATCGCCGGCTGGCCAGCCAGGCGCTGACGCATCCCTCGTTCCAGCACGAACAGAGCGGAGCAGGGGAGGGAGACTATCAGCGCCTCGAATTTCTGGGGGACTCGGTCCTTGGCATGGTGCTGGCCGAAACGCTCTATCTGCGCCTGCCGGATCGCAGCGAGGGGGATCTTTCCCGCAGCAGGTCCAGGATGGCTGACCAGGACTCGCTGGCTTCCGTTGCCAGAGGGGCCGGAGTGGGGATGTTCATCCGGCTCGGGCGGGGCGAGGAACAGACCGCGGGGCGCGATAAGGACTCCATTCTGGCCGACGTACTCGAAGCGCTGATCGGAGCGGTTTATCTGGACGGCGGTCTGGAGGCGGCACGCCGGCTGGTTCTCCGCTTGTTCGGTGACCAGCTCGAAAAACCGGGCGATGCCCTGAAAATAAACGATGCCAAGAGCGAACTCCAGGAAGTGCTGTCTGCCCGGCAGTTGCCGGCGCCATGTTATCGGTTGGTGGGTGAGTCCGGTCCCCCCCATTGCCGCCAATTCCGTTTCCAGGTGTGGCTGGGTGAATCCGTTGCAGGGGAAGGAAGCGGCCGGTCCAAGAAGGCGGCCCAGCAGGCCGCGGCTGTCCAGGCATTGGAGAAGCTGCTGACGCCGGACAATGGGCAAGCATGA
- a CDS encoding elongator complex protein 3, which translates to MSRITVPFFISHQGCRHACVFCDQRTISGSQGALPNRDEMLCRIAAWRCSGGDRPLEVAFFGGSFSALDRADQWRLLEPLQSLIENGAVSGVRISTRPDAVDAETVVWLAERGVTTIELGVQSMDDGVLEAAGRGHRAEASEAAIRCVRAGGLAAGAQLMPGLPGDTPALALSSLEKVMAAGAGFVRLYPVVVLKGTELARRYLAGEYRPLSASEGISCCKVLLWTAMKRGIEIIRIGLQADQGLNAETVLAGCWHPALGQLVRSELYFDLLVRLASGLDRSQPITVKCHPSRVSDVIGQGRSNVIRLRQQGLDVRTVLPEPALTPPEIELLSKQPKKGSLLHDLVY; encoded by the coding sequence ATGAGCAGGATCACGGTTCCTTTTTTCATCAGCCATCAGGGATGTCGGCATGCCTGTGTTTTCTGCGATCAGAGGACCATTTCCGGCAGTCAGGGAGCTCTTCCGAACCGCGATGAAATGCTGTGCCGGATAGCAGCCTGGCGCTGTTCCGGGGGAGACCGGCCGCTGGAGGTCGCCTTTTTCGGCGGTTCATTTTCCGCGCTGGACCGTGCCGACCAGTGGCGCCTGCTGGAGCCTCTGCAGTCGCTGATCGAAAACGGTGCTGTTAGCGGGGTCAGGATCTCCACCCGCCCCGATGCGGTCGACGCCGAAACCGTTGTTTGGCTGGCCGAACGGGGGGTCACGACCATTGAGCTGGGTGTCCAGTCCATGGATGACGGGGTGCTTGAGGCTGCCGGCCGCGGTCATCGGGCGGAAGCTTCCGAGGCTGCTATCCGCTGCGTCAGGGCCGGTGGACTCGCTGCTGGGGCGCAGCTCATGCCGGGGTTGCCGGGGGACACCCCCGCACTGGCGCTGAGTTCGCTGGAAAAGGTAATGGCAGCCGGTGCCGGCTTTGTCCGTCTGTATCCGGTGGTGGTGCTGAAAGGAACGGAACTGGCCCGCCGCTATCTGGCCGGAGAGTATCGTCCCCTCAGTGCCAGCGAAGGGATAAGCTGCTGCAAAGTGCTGCTCTGGACAGCCATGAAACGCGGAATCGAGATAATCAGGATCGGGCTGCAGGCCGATCAGGGGCTGAATGCCGAGACCGTGCTGGCCGGCTGCTGGCATCCTGCCCTGGGGCAGTTGGTGCGCTCCGAGCTTTACTTCGATCTACTGGTCCGATTGGCGTCCGGTCTGGACCGCAGCCAGCCGATCACGGTGAAATGCCACCCTTCGCGAGTGTCGGACGTGATCGGTCAAGGGCGGTCGAACGTGATCCGGCTACGGCAGCAGGGACTCGACGTCCGCACCGTTCTGCCCGAACCGGCTTTGACTCCGCCTGAAATCGAACTTTTGAGTAAACAACCCAAGAAAGGTTCCCTACTGCATGATTTGGTCTATTGA
- the mutM gene encoding DNA-formamidopyrimidine glycosylase, which produces MPELPEVESTAQALRESRPGLSDRRIEEVQVLWPGVLQDVSVHDFERRLLHARFTSVGRHGKYLLLGLRSKEGNDSFLVVHLRMTGRLYLVAASEAIARHTRLAILLDQDMALRFDDPRKFGRVWLVENASAVVSGLGPDALTVSFDDFAARMEACRRQIKPLLLDQSVLAGIGNIYADEILFRAGLHPLTNSGELTREQVRLLYEMIIAVLQEAVAAQGANIDGVFKAGQFVVNVYGRHGSECRICGNRIVKLKVGQRGTHICTHCQGHGKPR; this is translated from the coding sequence ATGCCTGAACTGCCCGAGGTGGAGAGTACCGCCCAGGCTCTGCGGGAGAGCCGGCCCGGTCTGTCGGATCGCCGGATAGAGGAGGTGCAGGTTCTGTGGCCTGGAGTACTGCAGGATGTTTCTGTTCACGATTTCGAGCGGCGACTGCTGCATGCCCGGTTCACCTCCGTCGGCCGGCATGGCAAATACCTGCTCCTGGGGCTGCGGAGCAAGGAGGGAAACGACTCCTTTCTCGTCGTCCACCTGCGCATGACCGGCAGGCTTTACCTGGTTGCGGCTTCCGAGGCGATCGCACGCCATACCCGCCTTGCCATTCTGCTGGATCAGGATATGGCATTGCGTTTCGACGATCCGCGTAAATTTGGCAGGGTTTGGCTGGTGGAGAATGCCTCCGCTGTGGTGAGCGGACTGGGACCCGACGCCCTGACGGTCAGCTTCGATGACTTTGCCGCCAGGATGGAGGCCTGCCGGCGGCAGATCAAGCCGCTGCTGCTGGACCAGTCCGTCCTGGCAGGCATTGGCAACATCTATGCCGATGAGATCCTGTTTCGTGCCGGCCTGCACCCGCTCACTAACTCCGGAGAGCTTACCCGTGAACAGGTACGGCTTCTGTACGAGATGATCATCGCGGTACTGCAGGAAGCGGTGGCAGCCCAGGGGGCCAACATCGACGGCGTATTCAAGGCGGGACAGTTCGTGGTGAACGTTTACGGCCGGCACGGTTCGGAGTGCCGGATCTGCGGGAACAGGATCGTCAAGCTCAAGGTAGGGCAGCGCGGGACCCATATCTGCACCCACTGTCAGGGGCATGGCAAACCACGTTGA
- a CDS encoding 3',5'-cyclic-nucleotide phosphodiesterase: MRLRILGSAGAELPDFRPPAFLIDEHLLLDAGTIGSVLTEEDQLKLRNIFITHSHLDHIRGIPALADNIIIRNLDRTVNIFSTQPVISALRDHLFNGVIWPDFTRIPTPEHPVLCFNMIVPGQGNDVAGYSITAVEVHHTVPAVGYIVAKDGVSLAYTGDTGPTDIFWRHVSGADALIVEVSFPDNMEELALLTQHLTCSLLRRELKKIGTLPRRVLITHPKPQYYDTIKREIENLGMPEIELLHDGAVFDL; the protein is encoded by the coding sequence ATGAGGTTACGGATTCTGGGCAGCGCCGGTGCTGAACTTCCCGACTTCAGGCCTCCGGCCTTTCTGATCGACGAGCATCTGCTGCTGGATGCCGGGACGATCGGCTCGGTGCTGACCGAGGAAGATCAGTTGAAGCTTCGGAATATCTTCATCACCCATTCCCATCTCGACCATATCCGCGGTATCCCGGCGCTGGCGGACAACATCATCATCAGGAACCTCGATCGCACCGTCAACATTTTTAGCACCCAACCGGTCATTTCCGCCCTGCGCGACCACCTGTTCAATGGTGTCATCTGGCCTGATTTCACCAGGATTCCCACTCCTGAACATCCGGTGCTGTGCTTCAATATGATCGTTCCCGGGCAGGGCAATGATGTCGCGGGCTATTCGATCACTGCTGTAGAGGTGCACCATACCGTTCCGGCTGTCGGTTACATTGTTGCCAAGGATGGCGTTAGCTTGGCCTACACTGGCGATACTGGTCCGACCGACATTTTCTGGCGCCATGTTTCCGGTGCCGATGCCCTGATAGTCGAGGTATCCTTTCCGGACAACATGGAAGAGCTGGCCTTGCTGACACAGCACCTGACCTGCTCGTTGCTGCGCCGGGAACTGAAAAAGATCGGAACGCTGCCGCGCCGCGTACTGATTACGCATCCGAAACCCCAGTATTACGACACCATCAAGCGCGAGATCGAAAACCTGGGGATGCCGGAAATCGAGCTGCTCCACGACGGCGCGGTTTTCGACCTCTGA
- a CDS encoding class 1 fructose-bisphosphatase gives MFSEAGKTKFQVDLRQHLRDQNISGNLVHLICEIAEASKYVINAVRTGDLGVAGTSNLYGEEQLALDVLSDRIMRKRLQHSGVVCNIASEEMEEIFQVSSNPQGMFSVAYDPLDGSSLVDVNLAVGTIVGIYQGCDLLQPGRKMVGAMYILYGPRVSLVYSVGKGVYEFTMNQLMEYTLTREQIQMRPSGDIYSPGGLRKKYSEPNELFIRYLEEKGSKLRYSGGFVPDINQILMKGKGLFMYPALNDSPHGKLRLLFELNPMAFLLEQAGGMATNGEVPILDIVPNGLDQRCPIYIGCREDVQKAAEFLNGHG, from the coding sequence ATGTTCAGTGAAGCGGGTAAGACAAAATTCCAGGTTGACCTCCGCCAGCACTTGCGCGACCAGAACATCAGCGGCAACCTCGTTCATCTGATCTGCGAGATTGCCGAGGCCAGCAAGTACGTGATCAATGCGGTGCGTACCGGTGATCTCGGTGTGGCCGGCACCTCGAATCTCTATGGTGAGGAACAGCTCGCGCTGGATGTTCTTTCCGACCGCATCATGCGCAAGCGTCTGCAGCACTCCGGAGTCGTCTGCAATATCGCCTCGGAGGAGATGGAGGAGATTTTCCAGGTTTCCAGCAACCCCCAGGGAATGTTTTCCGTAGCATACGATCCCCTCGACGGTTCATCGTTGGTGGACGTCAATCTCGCGGTTGGCACCATCGTCGGCATCTACCAGGGCTGCGACCTGCTCCAGCCCGGCCGCAAGATGGTCGGGGCCATGTATATTCTGTACGGACCGCGGGTTTCGCTGGTCTATTCGGTCGGCAAGGGGGTCTACGAATTCACCATGAACCAGCTGATGGAGTACACCCTGACCCGCGAGCAGATCCAGATGAGGCCTTCCGGCGATATCTACTCCCCCGGCGGGCTGCGCAAGAAGTATAGCGAACCCAATGAACTCTTCATTCGCTACTTGGAGGAGAAGGGTTCAAAGCTGCGGTATTCCGGCGGTTTTGTTCCCGATATCAATCAGATACTGATGAAGGGCAAGGGGCTTTTCATGTATCCGGCCCTGAATGACAGCCCCCATGGAAAGTTGCGGCTGCTGTTCGAACTCAATCCGATGGCATTTCTGCTGGAGCAGGCCGGCGGCATGGCAACCAACGGCGAAGTGCCGATACTCGACATCGTACCGAATGGCCTTGACCAGCGCTGTCCGATCTATATCGGTTGCCGGGAGGATGTGCAGAAGGCGGCTGAGTTCCTGAACGGTCATGGCTAG